One Equus asinus isolate D_3611 breed Donkey chromosome 26, EquAss-T2T_v2, whole genome shotgun sequence genomic window carries:
- the COX7A1 gene encoding cytochrome c oxidase subunit 7A1, mitochondrial → MYPLVPLSSPLGPIEIPRISTWVLQPFGAGEGSEHLLREPIGRIRIWSPDLSGFPPRAGDRAAVRRAGGVAWDSPGGEDTLCPWVERGGDSGRREGRRMRALRVSPALVRSFSSTARNRFENRVAEKQKLFQADNDLPVHLKGGATDNILYRVTMGLCLGGTAYSLYCLGWASFPHKK, encoded by the exons atgtaTCCCCTGGTACCGCTTTCCTCTCCACTCGGACCAATAGAAATTCCGAGGATTAGCACATGGGTGCTCCAACCGTTTGGCGCGGGGGAGGGGTCGGAGCATCTTCTCCGGGAGCCTATTGGACGAATCCGAATCTGGTCGCCGGATTTGTCCGGCTTCCCACCCCGGGCCGGGGACAGGGCTGCGGTGCGGCGCGCCGGGGGCGTGGCCTGGGATTCCCCGGGAGGGGAGGACACTTTATGTCCTTGGGTGGAGAGGGGAGGTGACTCCGGCCGAAGAGAAGGACGCAGAATGAGGGCCCTGCGG GTCTCCCCGGCGCTGGTCCGCTCCTTCAGCTCAACCGCCCGGAACCGCTTCGAGAACCGAGTGGCCGAGAAACAGAAACTCTTCCAg GCGGACAATGACCTCCCGGTGCACTTGAAGGGCGGGGCAACCGATAACATCCTGTACCGAGTGACCATGGGGCTGTGTCTGGGCG GCACCGCCTACAGCCTGTACTGCCTTGGCTGGGCCTCCTTCCCCCACAAGAAGTGA